The Pseudomonas parafulva genome includes a window with the following:
- a CDS encoding YceH family protein — MSEQDTTTEGRLNSVEIRVLGSLIEKQATSPESYPLTLNALLLACNQKTSREPVMNLTQGQVGQALRSLEAQQMARLQMGSRADRWEHRVDKALELVPAQLVLMGLMFLRGPQTLSELLARSNRLHDFDDTDQVRHQLERLVSRNLAVHLPRQAGQREDRYTHGLGDPAEIETILAARQQEGPTRSGTGAAAQDRIEALEARIAALEARLDALGG, encoded by the coding sequence ATGTCCGAGCAAGACACCACCACTGAAGGTCGCTTGAACAGCGTCGAGATTCGCGTGCTCGGCTCGCTGATCGAAAAACAGGCCACCAGCCCGGAAAGCTACCCACTCACCCTCAACGCCCTGCTCCTGGCCTGTAACCAAAAGACCAGCCGCGAACCGGTGATGAACCTTACCCAGGGCCAAGTAGGCCAGGCGCTGCGCAGCCTCGAAGCACAACAGATGGCACGCCTGCAGATGGGCAGCCGCGCCGATCGCTGGGAACACCGGGTGGACAAGGCGCTGGAATTGGTGCCTGCACAGCTGGTGCTGATGGGGCTGATGTTCCTGCGTGGCCCGCAGACCCTCAGCGAGTTGCTAGCCCGCAGCAACCGCCTGCACGACTTCGACGATACTGACCAGGTCCGCCACCAGCTCGAGCGCCTGGTATCACGTAACTTGGCCGTGCACCTGCCGCGTCAGGCCGGTCAGCGGGAAGACCGTTACACGCATGGGTTGGGTGACCCGGCGGAAATAGAAACCATTCTGGCCGCAAGGCAGCAGGAAGGTCCAACACGCAGCGGTACCGGCGCGGCCGCGCAGGATCGAATCGAAGCACTGGAAGCGCGTATCGCTGCATTGGAAGCTCGCCTGGACGCACTTGGCGGCTAG
- the sstT gene encoding serine/threonine transporter SstT, translating to MTPLLRLLNRTGLVTQIVIGLVAGIALALIAPAVARDLGFFGTVFVSALKAVAPVLVFILVMASIANHRHGQETHIRPILWLYLLGTFASAVVAVVASMMFPSHLVLNAADATLSAPGGINEVLKNLLLSAVDNPINALLNANFIGVLTWAIGLGIALRHAGDTTRKVVDDLSNGVTLIVRIVIRFAPLGIFGLVTSTLAQSGLKAMLGYLHLLAVLIGCMLFVALVMNPLIVFWKTRRNPYPLTLLCLRESGITAFFTRSSAANIPVNMALSERLGLHEDTYSVSIPLGATINMAGAAITITVLTLAAVHTLGIPLDLPTAVLLSVVAAVCACGASGVAGGSLLLIPLACSLFGIPSEIAMQVVAVGFIIGVLQDSAETALNSSTDVLFTAAACQAEERRSA from the coding sequence ATGACACCGCTCCTTCGCCTTCTCAACCGCACCGGCCTGGTGACGCAAATCGTGATCGGTCTGGTGGCAGGTATCGCCCTTGCCCTGATCGCGCCAGCCGTCGCCCGCGACCTGGGCTTTTTCGGTACGGTGTTCGTCAGTGCCTTGAAGGCGGTGGCACCCGTGCTGGTATTCATCCTGGTCATGGCATCGATTGCCAATCATCGACACGGACAGGAAACCCACATCCGTCCCATCTTGTGGCTGTACTTGCTCGGCACGTTCGCCTCGGCTGTCGTGGCGGTGGTTGCCAGCATGATGTTTCCTTCGCACCTGGTACTGAACGCAGCCGACGCCACCCTAAGTGCACCGGGCGGCATCAACGAGGTGTTGAAGAACCTGCTGCTCAGTGCGGTCGACAACCCGATCAACGCGCTGCTCAACGCTAATTTCATCGGTGTGCTGACTTGGGCGATCGGCCTGGGCATCGCATTGCGCCACGCCGGTGACACCACCCGCAAGGTGGTCGACGACCTGTCCAATGGCGTTACGCTGATCGTGCGCATTGTCATTCGCTTTGCGCCACTGGGCATCTTCGGCCTGGTCACCTCCACCTTGGCTCAGTCCGGGCTGAAAGCGATGCTGGGGTACCTGCACCTGCTGGCGGTACTGATCGGGTGCATGCTGTTCGTCGCTCTGGTCATGAACCCGCTGATCGTGTTCTGGAAAACCCGTCGCAATCCCTACCCGCTCACCCTGCTGTGTCTACGCGAAAGCGGTATTACTGCATTTTTCACCCGCAGTTCGGCAGCCAATATTCCTGTGAACATGGCGTTGTCCGAACGGCTTGGGCTGCATGAGGATACTTATTCGGTATCCATTCCGCTGGGGGCCACGATCAACATGGCCGGCGCTGCAATCACCATTACCGTATTGACGCTGGCGGCGGTGCACACTTTGGGCATTCCCTTGGATCTCCCCACGGCCGTGTTGCTCAGTGTGGTAGCGGCGGTCTGTGCTTGCGGTGCGTCAGGCGTGGCCGGCGGTTCCTTGCTGCTCATCCCGCTGGCCTGCAGCCTGTTCGGTATTCCCAGTGAAATCGCCATGCAGGTCGTGGCGGTGGGGTTCATCATCGGCGTGCTGCAGGATTCCGCCGAAACCGCACTCAACTCCTCCACCGACGTGCTGTTCACTGCAGCCGCTTGCCAGGCCGAGGAGCGCCGCAGCGCCTGA
- the nhaR gene encoding transcriptional activator NhaR produces the protein MLNYRQLHYFWVVARTGSIVRASEQLNLTPQTISGQITLLEQAYGVELFQRVGRQLELTETGRQALTYAEQMFQLGGELEAMLRAGPQEQILFRVGVADVVPKSIVYRLLAPTMELENVLRINCREDKLERLLADLAIQRLDLVISDSPMPPHLDIKGYSQKLGECGLSFFATPTLAHRHDGLFPECLHDAPLLIPGQETVLRSRLLRWLGEQHIQPRIVGEFDDSALMQAFGQSGSGIFVAPSVIAEEVCRQYGVQLIGQTEAVNESFYAISVERKVKHPGIVAITEGARRELFNW, from the coding sequence ATGCTTAACTATCGCCAGCTTCACTACTTCTGGGTGGTAGCCCGAACCGGCAGCATCGTTCGCGCCAGCGAGCAATTGAACTTGACGCCACAGACCATCAGCGGGCAGATCACGCTGTTGGAACAGGCTTATGGCGTCGAGTTGTTCCAGCGGGTTGGTCGGCAATTGGAATTGACTGAAACCGGACGCCAGGCGCTCACGTACGCCGAGCAGATGTTCCAGCTAGGGGGAGAGCTTGAAGCCATGCTGCGTGCCGGCCCCCAGGAGCAGATTCTGTTCCGGGTCGGGGTGGCTGACGTGGTGCCCAAATCCATTGTCTATCGATTATTGGCACCGACCATGGAGCTTGAGAATGTGCTGCGCATCAACTGCCGTGAAGACAAGCTGGAGCGCCTCCTGGCCGACCTTGCCATTCAGCGACTGGACCTGGTCATTTCAGACAGCCCGATGCCGCCGCACCTGGACATCAAAGGCTATAGCCAGAAACTGGGAGAATGTGGCCTGAGCTTTTTCGCAACCCCAACATTGGCCCACCGGCATGACGGCCTGTTCCCGGAGTGCTTGCACGATGCACCGCTGCTCATACCCGGGCAGGAAACCGTACTGCGCAGCCGCCTTCTGCGCTGGCTTGGTGAGCAACATATCCAACCGCGTATCGTCGGCGAGTTCGACGACAGCGCCTTGATGCAGGCGTTCGGGCAGTCTGGCAGTGGCATCTTCGTGGCGCCCAGCGTAATTGCCGAAGAAGTGTGTCGCCAATATGGCGTACAACTGATCGGACAAACCGAGGCCGTGAACGAGTCCTTCTACGCTATTTCAGTCGAGCGCAAGGTCAAGCATCCTGGCATCGTTGCCATCACTGAAGGGGCACGACGCGAACTGTTCAACTGGTAG
- a CDS encoding TerC family protein, with protein MEYLLELAASPTAWVALATLVAMEVVLGIDNLIFISILTNKLPVAYRSKARRIGISMALVMRLALLSTVAWIVQLTDPVFEVFGNAFSWKDVILIAGGLFLLWKATKEIHENVDPHGAKEESKASSTVTLGFAAAIFQILLLDIVFSVDSIITAVGMTEHLPIMIIAVITAVIVMMVAADPLANFINDNPTVVMLALGFLIMIGMTLIAEGFGAHVPKGYVYAAMAFSTAIEILNILARRARLKREAKQG; from the coding sequence ATGGAATATTTGCTGGAACTTGCCGCTAGCCCCACAGCCTGGGTGGCGCTTGCCACGCTGGTGGCCATGGAAGTAGTACTGGGTATCGACAACCTTATCTTCATCTCCATCCTGACCAACAAGTTGCCCGTTGCGTATCGCTCCAAGGCACGTCGCATCGGTATCAGCATGGCACTGGTGATGCGTCTGGCACTGCTGAGCACCGTTGCCTGGATCGTGCAACTGACCGACCCTGTGTTCGAGGTGTTTGGCAACGCCTTCTCCTGGAAGGATGTGATCCTGATTGCCGGCGGCCTGTTCTTGCTGTGGAAGGCCACCAAGGAAATTCACGAGAACGTCGACCCACACGGTGCCAAGGAAGAGTCCAAGGCTTCTTCTACCGTCACCTTGGGCTTTGCCGCAGCGATTTTCCAGATTCTGTTGCTCGATATCGTGTTCTCGGTAGACAGCATTATCACTGCCGTAGGCATGACCGAACATTTGCCGATCATGATCATCGCCGTGATTACTGCCGTGATCGTGATGATGGTGGCGGCCGATCCGTTGGCCAACTTCATCAACGACAACCCTACCGTTGTCATGCTGGCGCTAGGTTTCCTGATCATGATCGGCATGACACTGATCGCCGAGGGGTTCGGCGCCCACGTGCCCAAGGGCTATGTGTATGCGGCCATGGCATTCTCGACCGCTATCGAGATTCTGAATATTCTGGCACGTCGGGCACGCCTCAAGCGTGAGGCCAAGCAAGGATGA
- a CDS encoding NAD(P)/FAD-dependent oxidoreductase, producing the protein MANTPYPQSYYAASANPVPPRPALQGEVQTDVCIIGAGYTGLSSALFLLENGFKVSVVEAAKVGFGASGRNGGQIVNSYSRDIDVIERTVGAHQAQLLGEMAFEGGRIIRERVAKYNIQCDLKDGGVFAALTSKQMGHLESQKRLWERFGHNQLELMDRQRIREVVACDNYIGGMLDMSGGHIHPLNLALGEAAAVESLGGTIYEQTPAVRIERGANPVVHTPQGKVRAKFIIVAGNAYLGNLVPELAAKSMPCGTQVITTEPLGDELARTLLPQDYCVEDCNYLLDYYRLTSDKRLIFGGGVVYGARDPANIEAIIRPKMLKAFPQLKNVKIDYAWTGNFLLTLSRLPQVGRIGDNIYYSQGCSGHGVTYTHLAGKVLAEAMRGQAERFDAFAGLPHYPFPGGQMLRVPFSALGAWYYSLRDRLGF; encoded by the coding sequence ATGGCTAACACCCCCTACCCCCAGTCCTACTACGCCGCCTCGGCCAACCCGGTGCCGCCACGTCCGGCGCTGCAGGGTGAGGTGCAAACCGATGTCTGCATCATCGGCGCAGGCTACACCGGCTTGTCCAGCGCCCTGTTCCTTCTAGAAAACGGCTTTAAGGTCAGCGTCGTCGAAGCGGCCAAGGTTGGTTTCGGCGCCTCGGGCCGCAACGGTGGCCAGATCGTCAACAGCTACAGCCGCGACATCGATGTCATCGAGCGCACCGTGGGTGCCCACCAGGCGCAGCTGCTGGGCGAAATGGCCTTCGAGGGCGGGCGCATCATCCGCGAGCGGGTGGCCAAGTACAACATCCAGTGCGACCTCAAGGATGGTGGCGTTTTTGCTGCACTGACCAGCAAACAGATGGGTCACCTGGAATCGCAAAAGCGCCTATGGGAACGTTTCGGCCACAACCAGCTGGAGCTCATGGATCGACAGCGCATCCGCGAAGTGGTGGCCTGCGACAACTATATCGGCGGCATGCTCGACATGAGCGGCGGTCATATCCATCCGCTCAACCTGGCCCTCGGCGAAGCTGCTGCCGTCGAATCGCTGGGTGGCACCATCTATGAGCAAACCCCGGCCGTGCGCATTGAGCGTGGCGCCAACCCGGTCGTGCATACCCCACAGGGCAAAGTGCGCGCCAAGTTCATCATCGTGGCGGGCAACGCCTACCTGGGCAACTTGGTCCCAGAGCTTGCCGCCAAGTCCATGCCCTGCGGTACGCAGGTCATCACGACCGAACCCTTGGGCGATGAACTGGCGCGTACCTTGCTGCCGCAGGACTACTGCGTCGAAGACTGCAACTACCTGCTCGACTACTATCGCCTGACCAGTGACAAGCGCCTGATCTTTGGTGGCGGCGTAGTATATGGGGCACGGGACCCGGCCAACATCGAGGCGATCATCCGTCCGAAGATGCTCAAGGCCTTCCCGCAGCTGAAGAACGTCAAGATCGATTACGCCTGGACCGGCAACTTCCTGCTGACGTTGTCGCGCCTGCCACAAGTAGGCCGGATCGGTGACAACATCTATTACTCCCAGGGGTGTTCGGGCCACGGGGTCACCTATACCCACCTGGCAGGCAAAGTCCTGGCCGAGGCGATGCGTGGCCAGGCGGAGCGGTTCGATGCCTTTGCCGGGCTGCCGCACTACCCGTTCCCGGGCGGTCAGATGCTGCGCGTGCCTTTCAGTGCCTTGGGCGCTTGGTACTACAGTCTGCGTGACCGCCTGGGCTTCTGA
- a CDS encoding SPOR domain-containing protein — protein MRKLAVVMAVMALAGCDNEVEGVHKRVAEHLQNPKTAKFGNVRIDTQGTICGQVRGKDDAGQYQAYRSYVAIKRDGQYEIIVDDNGNNLRIRELCGGAELQRRAQALEGEPAPEGWDVEVIQGANMGALSDMTARLIEKGIPSSVEYRDGKPVVLLGPFPTREQAQARRDEVMAKLGTDSVVIQHGAAR, from the coding sequence GTGCGCAAACTGGCGGTGGTAATGGCAGTAATGGCCCTGGCGGGGTGTGACAACGAGGTGGAGGGCGTGCACAAGCGTGTGGCCGAACACCTGCAAAACCCCAAGACCGCCAAGTTCGGTAACGTGCGCATCGATACCCAGGGTACGATCTGCGGTCAGGTGCGCGGCAAGGACGATGCCGGCCAATACCAGGCCTACCGCAGTTACGTGGCCATCAAACGCGACGGTCAGTACGAAATCATTGTCGACGACAATGGCAATAACCTGCGTATCCGTGAGCTGTGCGGGGGCGCCGAATTGCAGCGCCGCGCGCAGGCGCTCGAAGGTGAGCCCGCGCCAGAGGGATGGGACGTCGAAGTCATCCAGGGCGCCAACATGGGTGCACTCAGCGACATGACCGCGCGTCTGATCGAGAAGGGCATACCGTCTTCGGTGGAGTACCGGGACGGCAAGCCTGTGGTCCTGCTGGGGCCATTTCCAACCCGGGAGCAGGCTCAGGCCCGTCGCGATGAAGTCATGGCCAAGCTTGGTACCGATTCAGTGGTCATCCAGCACGGCGCAGCCCGCTAA
- a CDS encoding endonuclease has protein sequence MRVSLIAAACLLMAPPAHADAPRTFQEAKKVARQLYAPQSTEFYCGCKYNGNKVDMASCGYAPRKNAQRASRIEWEHIVPAWQIGHLRQCWQSGGRKACSQHDEVYKRAEADLHNLVPSVGEVNGDRSNYSFGWLPEQRGQYGKCLTQVDFKARKVMPRPSIRGMIARTYFYMSKQYNLRLSRQDRQLFEAWNKTYPPQPWEYQRNQRVGCLMGRGNEFVGPVDLKACS, from the coding sequence ATGAGAGTTTCGCTTATTGCAGCTGCCTGCCTGCTGATGGCTCCGCCTGCCCATGCCGATGCGCCCCGCACGTTCCAGGAGGCCAAGAAGGTCGCCAGGCAACTCTACGCACCACAATCCACCGAGTTCTATTGCGGTTGCAAATACAACGGCAACAAAGTCGATATGGCTTCATGTGGGTATGCACCACGCAAGAATGCCCAACGCGCTTCACGCATCGAGTGGGAACACATCGTGCCGGCCTGGCAAATCGGCCATCTGCGCCAATGCTGGCAAAGCGGCGGTCGCAAGGCCTGCTCGCAGCACGACGAGGTATACAAACGCGCAGAAGCCGATCTGCACAACCTGGTGCCAAGCGTGGGAGAGGTCAACGGCGACCGCAGCAACTACAGCTTCGGCTGGCTGCCAGAGCAACGCGGGCAATACGGCAAGTGCCTTACCCAAGTGGACTTCAAGGCCAGGAAGGTCATGCCGCGGCCTTCGATCCGCGGCATGATTGCACGCACCTACTTCTATATGAGCAAGCAATACAACTTGCGCCTATCCAGGCAGGACCGCCAGCTATTCGAGGCGTGGAACAAGACGTATCCGCCGCAGCCCTGGGAATATCAACGCAACCAGCGGGTTGGGTGCCTGATGGGGCGCGGCAATGAGTTCGTAGGGCCGGTCGACCTCAAGGCGTGTAGCTGA
- a CDS encoding DUF1654 domain-containing protein translates to MPVSTSSPSPASYQQLGMRIQKIINNPIAQRSRAALIFRLEQETPEDWDTLLAEIAENDNVTLAHRDDGGVQIFWTVPKED, encoded by the coding sequence ATGCCTGTGTCTACCTCCTCGCCCTCACCTGCCAGCTACCAACAATTGGGCATGCGCATCCAGAAAATCATCAACAACCCCATTGCCCAGCGCAGCCGGGCGGCTTTGATCTTTCGCCTGGAACAGGAAACACCGGAGGACTGGGACACGTTGCTGGCCGAGATTGCCGAAAATGACAATGTCACCCTCGCCCACCGTGACGATGGCGGCGTACAGATTTTCTGGACTGTGCCCAAGGAAGACTGA
- a CDS encoding TonB-dependent receptor family protein encodes MVVTGAYAPTSSFDLPFSVDTVDLSNGTDGQLGVNLSEVLTKVPGLVVQNRQNYAQDLQISSRGFGARSAFGVRGIKLLSDGIPASTPDGQGQAATLNLDVADRIEVLRGPAATLYGSNAGGVIQMFSRDGEGPARLGAETTFGSDGFSKHHLSAQGGNEIGGFVLDASRMDTDGYRDHSAAKRDQTFAKVHIKPDADSRLALIYSSLEQNNTQDPLGQLWSSYKHDPRSVADGARAYNTRKSIDHQQVGMNYERYVGDATLQFNLYAGRRSVVQYLSIPRQVASNSQRGGGVVDFDREFHGGTLRWIQPVLAVPGHFTFTVGADYDQSTDDRRGYQNFRGDQLGVKGELKRDEKDIATSLDPYVQARWEIGNWTSELGVRYSTMKMKVDDHYLENGDASGAKRYQQANPTLSVMYAFTPDLRGYASLGKGFETPTQAEMAYAPGLQESFNFGLEPATSKQYELGVKYRLGAATRLNAALFEIRTDNEIVVDNATNGRTSYHNAGQTVRRGFEASLQSDLAERWQTTWVYTHTDARYADDFKQGGQVIDSGNRLPGVPRDNLYAEVVWKPTTSVSMGFEGQYRSKVFVEDSNQQKAAPAYAVFNWRTRFEQQVGPWTFHQLVRLDNLFDRQYVGSVIVGDSNKRYYEAAPGRSWYAGAGLEYQFR; translated from the coding sequence ATGGTCGTCACCGGCGCCTACGCCCCTACCAGCAGCTTTGACCTGCCGTTTTCGGTGGACACGGTCGACCTGTCCAATGGCACGGATGGCCAACTTGGCGTCAACTTGTCAGAGGTCCTGACCAAAGTCCCTGGCCTCGTAGTACAGAATCGCCAGAACTATGCCCAGGACCTACAGATATCGTCACGTGGCTTTGGTGCTCGCTCTGCATTTGGCGTGCGCGGTATCAAGCTGCTCAGCGATGGTATCCCCGCCAGCACCCCAGACGGACAGGGTCAGGCAGCCACGCTGAACCTGGATGTGGCCGACCGCATCGAGGTACTGCGTGGCCCGGCCGCTACGCTGTATGGCAGCAACGCTGGCGGTGTCATCCAGATGTTCAGCCGTGATGGGGAAGGGCCGGCTCGCCTTGGTGCCGAAACAACATTTGGCAGCGATGGCTTCAGCAAGCACCACCTGTCGGCGCAAGGGGGCAACGAGATCGGTGGTTTCGTGCTGGATGCTTCGCGTATGGACACCGATGGTTACCGTGACCATAGCGCGGCCAAGCGCGACCAGACGTTCGCCAAGGTGCACATCAAGCCGGACGCCGATTCACGCCTGGCGCTGATTTACAGCAGCCTGGAACAGAACAACACGCAAGACCCGCTGGGTCAGCTTTGGTCCAGCTACAAGCACGACCCACGTTCGGTCGCTGATGGCGCAAGGGCCTACAACACGCGCAAGAGTATCGACCACCAACAGGTGGGCATGAACTACGAACGCTACGTAGGCGACGCTACCCTTCAGTTCAATCTCTACGCAGGGCGCCGGAGCGTGGTGCAGTACCTGTCGATTCCTCGGCAGGTCGCTTCCAACAGCCAGCGCGGTGGCGGTGTGGTCGATTTTGACCGCGAGTTTCACGGCGGTACGCTGCGCTGGATTCAGCCGGTACTGGCCGTGCCTGGGCATTTCACGTTCACCGTGGGTGCCGACTACGACCAGAGTACGGATGACCGCAGGGGCTACCAGAACTTCCGTGGCGACCAACTTGGGGTCAAGGGCGAGCTCAAGCGCGACGAGAAAGACATCGCTACCAGCCTCGACCCGTATGTGCAGGCGCGCTGGGAAATTGGCAACTGGACCAGCGAGCTGGGTGTGCGCTACAGCACTATGAAGATGAAGGTCGATGACCACTATCTGGAAAACGGTGACGCCAGCGGTGCCAAGCGGTATCAGCAGGCCAACCCGACGCTGTCTGTGATGTATGCCTTCACGCCTGATCTGCGTGGCTACGCCAGCCTAGGAAAGGGCTTCGAAACGCCTACACAGGCCGAAATGGCCTATGCGCCAGGCTTGCAGGAAAGCTTCAACTTCGGGCTGGAACCTGCCACCAGCAAGCAATATGAGCTAGGGGTGAAATATCGCCTGGGCGCCGCCACGCGGCTGAACGCAGCCCTGTTCGAGATCCGTACGGATAACGAAATCGTGGTCGATAATGCCACCAACGGTCGCACCAGTTACCACAATGCCGGGCAGACCGTGCGCCGTGGTTTCGAAGCCAGCTTACAGAGCGACCTTGCCGAGCGCTGGCAGACCACTTGGGTGTACACCCATACCGACGCTCGCTATGCCGACGACTTCAAGCAAGGCGGACAAGTCATCGACAGTGGCAACCGCTTGCCAGGTGTGCCGCGAGACAACCTGTATGCAGAAGTGGTGTGGAAACCCACCACGTCGGTCAGCATGGGGTTCGAGGGGCAGTACCGCAGCAAGGTGTTCGTTGAGGACAGCAACCAGCAGAAAGCTGCGCCCGCCTATGCTGTGTTCAACTGGCGCACGCGCTTCGAGCAACAGGTCGGCCCTTGGACGTTCCATCAGCTGGTGCGCCTGGACAACCTGTTCGACCGTCAGTACGTGGGTTCGGTGATTGTCGGTGACAGCAACAAACGCTATTACGAGGCAGCCCCGGGGCGTTCATGGTACGCCGGTGCTGGCTTGGAATATCAGTTCAGATAG
- a CDS encoding asparaginase, giving the protein MNAALKSFAPSVLALLLILPATVSADQAKSQQKLANVVILATGGTIAGAGASAANSATYQAAKLGVDKLIAGVPELADLANVRGEQVMQIASESISNDDLLKLGKRVAELADSKDVDGIVITHGTDTLEETAYFLNLVEKTDKPIVVVGSMRPGTAMSADGMLNLYNAVAVASDKQSRGKGVLVTLNDEIQSGRDVSKSVNIKTEAFKSAWGPMGMVVEGKSYWFRLPAKRHTLNSEFDIKQISSLPQVDIAYGYGNVTDTAYKALAQNGAKALIHAGTGNGSVSSRVVPALQELRKNGVQIIRSSHVNQGGFVLRNAEQPDDKNDWVVAHDLNPQKARILAMVAMTKTQDSKELQRIFWEY; this is encoded by the coding sequence ATGAATGCCGCACTGAAATCCTTTGCCCCCAGCGTACTCGCCCTGCTGCTGATCCTGCCCGCTACGGTTTCGGCCGATCAAGCCAAGTCCCAGCAAAAGCTCGCCAACGTGGTCATCCTGGCGACCGGCGGCACGATTGCCGGGGCCGGTGCCAGCGCCGCCAATAGCGCTACTTACCAGGCCGCCAAGTTGGGCGTCGACAAACTGATCGCCGGCGTGCCTGAACTGGCAGACCTGGCCAACGTGCGTGGCGAACAGGTCATGCAGATCGCCTCCGAGAGCATCTCTAACGACGATCTGCTCAAGCTGGGCAAGCGGGTGGCTGAGCTGGCCGACAGCAAGGACGTGGATGGCATCGTCATCACCCACGGTACCGATACCTTGGAAGAAACCGCCTACTTCCTGAACTTGGTCGAGAAAACCGACAAGCCTATCGTGGTCGTCGGCTCCATGCGCCCCGGCACCGCCATGTCGGCAGACGGCATGCTCAACCTGTACAACGCCGTCGCCGTCGCCAGCGACAAGCAGTCGCGTGGCAAGGGCGTGCTGGTGACGCTCAATGACGAAATCCAGTCGGGCCGTGACGTCAGCAAGTCCGTGAACATCAAGACCGAGGCCTTCAAGAGCGCTTGGGGCCCGATGGGCATGGTCGTGGAAGGCAAGTCCTACTGGTTCCGCCTGCCAGCCAAGCGCCACACCCTGAATTCGGAATTCGACATCAAGCAGATCAGCAGCCTGCCTCAGGTGGACATTGCCTATGGCTACGGGAACGTGACTGATACCGCCTACAAGGCGTTGGCACAGAACGGCGCCAAGGCGCTGATTCACGCAGGTACCGGCAACGGTTCGGTGTCTTCGCGCGTGGTGCCTGCACTGCAGGAGCTGCGCAAGAACGGCGTGCAGATCATTCGCTCTTCCCACGTCAACCAGGGCGGTTTCGTGCTGCGCAACGCCGAACAGCCTGACGACAAGAACGATTGGGTAGTGGCCCATGACCTGAACCCGCAGAAAGCGCGCATCCTGGCCATGGTCGCCATGACCAAGACCCAGGACAGCAAGGAGCTGCAGCGGATTTTCTGGGAATACTGA
- a CDS encoding sugar ABC transporter substrate-binding protein gives MKLPFRGRLLAVAVLSSLSIAMPFSAAHAEDKPKVALVMKSLANEFFRTMEDGAKAYQQTHAGEFDLVANGIKNETDTGEQIRIVEQMVNAGAKALVIAPADSKALVSAVKKAMDKGVVVINIDNRLDPELLKSKGISVPFVGPDNRKGARLVGEYLATEKLKAGDQVGIIEGVPTTTNAQQRTAGFKDAMDAAQIKIVSTQSGNWEIDKGNAVAASMLNEYPDLKALLAGNDSMALGAVSAVRAAGKAGQVQVVGYDNINAIKPMIADGRVLATLDQAASQQAVFGIQAALKMVKGEKPDVDADNVIQTPVELITKQP, from the coding sequence ATGAAACTGCCGTTCCGAGGCCGCTTGCTGGCCGTCGCTGTTCTTTCGTCCTTGTCCATCGCCATGCCATTTTCGGCGGCTCATGCCGAAGACAAGCCCAAGGTGGCGTTGGTCATGAAATCATTGGCCAATGAGTTTTTCCGCACCATGGAAGACGGTGCCAAGGCCTACCAGCAAACCCACGCAGGCGAATTCGACCTGGTTGCCAACGGCATCAAGAACGAGACCGACACAGGCGAGCAGATCCGCATCGTCGAGCAGATGGTCAACGCCGGTGCCAAGGCGCTGGTGATCGCGCCGGCAGACTCCAAAGCCTTGGTCTCAGCTGTGAAAAAAGCGATGGACAAGGGTGTGGTGGTAATCAACATCGACAACCGACTTGACCCCGAGCTGCTCAAGAGTAAAGGCATCAGCGTACCCTTTGTAGGCCCTGACAACCGCAAGGGCGCTCGCCTGGTGGGCGAATACTTGGCCACGGAAAAACTCAAGGCGGGCGATCAGGTGGGCATCATCGAAGGCGTGCCGACCACGACCAATGCCCAACAGCGTACCGCAGGCTTCAAGGATGCGATGGACGCTGCACAGATCAAGATCGTCTCCACGCAGAGCGGCAATTGGGAAATCGACAAAGGCAATGCCGTCGCCGCGTCCATGCTTAACGAATACCCTGACCTCAAGGCATTGCTGGCAGGCAACGACAGCATGGCCCTGGGCGCGGTCTCGGCCGTGCGCGCGGCTGGCAAGGCTGGCCAGGTGCAGGTGGTCGGTTACGATAACATCAATGCCATCAAGCCCATGATTGCCGACGGCCGCGTACTGGCCACGCTTGATCAGGCAGCCAGTCAGCAAGCCGTTTTCGGTATCCAGGCCGCGCTGAAAATGGTCAAGGGCGAGAAGCCGGATGTGGATGCCGATAACGTCATCCAGACCCCGGTCGAACTGATTACGAAGCAACCTTGA